A genome region from Trueperaceae bacterium includes the following:
- a CDS encoding molecular chaperone TorD family protein yields the protein MIADRTPADVRTPTPAHDAGATDGLLLQAIAATFASPRDPLLDDLRSGRFAAALDALSDATGVPAPTLPPADATTLQASYVDLFVSSGDGLAAPPYLGYAQDGELLGDTAEAVGRFLKDEGIGTQEAWTDLPDHVAAVAEAGVLLARHERTHAARDLLARWMRPWFDRYAASVADRDGSGFYGPLTTFLHATIREVTRGNGS from the coding sequence CGACGCCGGCGCGACGGACGGCCTGCTGCTGCAGGCGATCGCCGCGACGTTCGCGTCCCCCCGGGACCCCCTCCTCGACGACCTCCGCAGCGGCCGCTTCGCAGCGGCGCTCGACGCCTTGAGCGACGCCACCGGCGTCCCCGCCCCGACGCTGCCGCCGGCCGACGCGACGACGCTGCAGGCGTCGTACGTCGACCTGTTCGTCAGCAGCGGCGACGGGCTCGCCGCGCCCCCCTACCTCGGGTACGCCCAGGACGGCGAGCTGCTCGGCGACACCGCCGAAGCCGTCGGCCGGTTCCTCAAGGACGAGGGCATCGGGACCCAGGAGGCGTGGACGGATCTTCCCGACCACGTCGCCGCGGTCGCCGAGGCCGGCGTCCTCCTCGCACGGCACGAACGGACGCACGCCGCGCGCGACCTGCTCGCGCGCTGGATGCGTCCGTGGTTCGACCGCTACGCCGCGAGCGTCGCGGATCGGGACGGCAGCGGCTTCTACGGACCGCTGACGACGTTCTTGCACGCAACGATCAGGGAGGTCACGCGTGGGAATGGATCGTAG